A stretch of the Actinomyces qiguomingii genome encodes the following:
- the panB gene encoding 3-methyl-2-oxobutanoate hydroxymethyltransferase produces MSTSASDQPSADAAAAGASPAERPTSEAATPAAAERQISQVKKVRVHHLLSAKQQGEKLTMLTAYDAVTARILDAAGTDMLLVGDSLGNVMLGYDSTMPVTLDEMVVATRSVASATTRALVVADLPFGTYEAGPEQALASAVRLMRVGANAVKLEGGRPREATVRALSQAGIPVAGHLGFTPQSVNKLGGFRVQGRGEEAQEALLTDARALADAGAVAVVLEMVPAPVAARITRALAVPTIGIGAGVDCDGQVLVWTDMAGMTEWKPRFVRRFGQIGQALQQAAQEYNAAVRDTSFPGAAEAFEA; encoded by the coding sequence ATGAGCACTTCCGCTTCCGACCAGCCATCCGCAGATGCCGCCGCGGCCGGTGCCTCCCCCGCCGAGCGCCCGACCTCCGAAGCCGCTACTCCGGCCGCAGCGGAACGGCAGATCTCACAGGTCAAGAAGGTGCGCGTGCACCACCTGCTGAGCGCGAAGCAGCAGGGCGAGAAGTTGACCATGCTCACTGCATACGACGCGGTCACCGCGCGCATCCTCGACGCAGCGGGCACCGACATGCTGCTAGTGGGCGACTCGCTGGGCAATGTGATGCTCGGCTACGACTCCACCATGCCGGTCACCCTGGATGAAATGGTGGTGGCCACCCGTTCAGTAGCCAGCGCCACCACCCGGGCCCTGGTGGTGGCGGACCTTCCCTTTGGCACCTACGAGGCCGGACCGGAGCAGGCCCTGGCCAGTGCCGTACGGCTCATGCGCGTGGGCGCCAACGCTGTCAAGCTTGAGGGCGGACGTCCCCGGGAGGCAACGGTACGGGCTCTGTCACAGGCGGGTATCCCAGTGGCCGGCCACCTCGGATTCACCCCGCAGTCGGTCAACAAACTCGGAGGATTCCGCGTGCAGGGTCGCGGAGAAGAAGCGCAGGAAGCGCTCCTGACCGATGCCCGGGCACTAGCAGACGCCGGCGCAGTAGCCGTCGTGCTGGAGATGGTGCCAGCACCGGTGGCGGCACGGATTACACGTGCCTTGGCGGTACCGACCATCGGCATCGGCGCCGGAGTCGACTGCGACGGCCAGGTACTGGTGTGGACGGATATGGCTGGCATGACCGAGTGGAAACCGCGGTTCGTGCGTCGCTTCGGGCAGATCGGCCAGGCTTTGCAACAGGCCGCCCAGGAGTACAACGCCGCGGTGCGTGACACCTCATTTCCCGGTGCCGCGGAGGCCTTCGAGGCGTGA
- a CDS encoding histidine phosphatase family protein — protein sequence MATIYLVRHGRTVLNEQRRTQGAVDSPLTPEGRVGAEICRDYLADVRFSHAYFSPQGRVQETGSILLQAHPGITPVNLTGLREYNYGIYDGGPDPMMHAALPAEQHLPAVLTGAHPGVPGGITAREYLADVDGAIARVMADLRALGQDAHGEANVLVVSHGMTLMTIMARWVGLEIYSMAPMANCAVTTVEVTPAAVDGAPRLLAWAEDPANQGITYSVRDISDAFKGVVPVPIDWEHPEGLPAGGRLATRAEA from the coding sequence ATGGCGACGATCTACTTGGTGCGGCACGGCCGCACCGTGCTGAATGAACAACGTCGTACCCAGGGCGCCGTCGACTCCCCGCTTACACCCGAGGGCCGTGTGGGCGCCGAGATCTGCCGGGACTACCTGGCAGACGTTCGCTTCTCCCACGCCTACTTCAGCCCACAGGGACGGGTCCAGGAAACCGGTAGCATTCTGTTGCAGGCTCATCCCGGGATTACCCCGGTGAACCTGACCGGCTTGCGCGAATACAATTACGGCATCTACGACGGTGGGCCCGATCCGATGATGCATGCCGCCCTGCCGGCGGAGCAGCACCTGCCGGCCGTGCTGACCGGTGCCCATCCGGGCGTCCCTGGAGGCATCACTGCCCGGGAGTACCTGGCCGATGTCGACGGCGCTATCGCCAGAGTGATGGCCGATCTACGCGCGCTTGGCCAGGACGCGCACGGGGAGGCGAACGTGTTGGTGGTCTCCCACGGTATGACGCTGATGACCATCATGGCGCGCTGGGTGGGGCTGGAGATCTACAGCATGGCGCCCATGGCCAACTGCGCTGTTACTACCGTGGAGGTCACGCCTGCCGCAGTCGACGGTGCCCCACGGTTGCTGGCTTGGGCCGAGGACCCGGCGAATCAGGGGATCACCTACTCGGTGCGGGATATTAGCGACGCATTTAAGGGAGTGGTGCCCGTGCCCATTGACTGGGAGCACCCGGAGGGCCTGCCGGCGGGAGGGCGCCTCGCCACGCGGGCAGAGGCGTGA
- the map gene encoding type I methionyl aminopeptidase, which translates to MTTPTTSPAVRAPRGALTKGTLSPERHVPASIARPEYMFHDGPERVTASDVKDAETVERIRAAGRIAARALAQAAEAIAPGVATDELDRIAHEYMCDHHAYPSCLGYMGFPKSICTSINEVICHGIPDSTVLQEGDLINLDVTAYLDGVHGDTNATFAVGQVDEETALLIERTRAAMERGIKAVKPGREVNVIGRVIEKYAKRFNYGVVRDYTGHGVGEAFHSGLIIPHYDSAPRFNDVMEVGMVFTIEPMLTLGTEDWEQWDDGWTVVTKDRSLTAQFEHTLVVTDDGAEILTLP; encoded by the coding sequence ATGACTACACCCACGACCTCACCGGCGGTCAGGGCGCCGCGTGGCGCCCTGACCAAAGGCACGCTCTCCCCCGAGCGGCATGTGCCCGCATCCATCGCCCGCCCGGAGTACATGTTCCACGACGGCCCCGAACGGGTTACGGCCTCCGACGTGAAAGATGCCGAGACGGTCGAGCGTATTCGGGCTGCGGGACGGATCGCGGCCCGGGCCCTGGCCCAGGCCGCCGAGGCGATAGCGCCCGGTGTCGCCACCGATGAGCTAGACCGTATCGCGCACGAGTACATGTGCGATCACCACGCCTACCCGTCCTGCCTGGGGTACATGGGCTTCCCCAAGTCGATCTGCACCTCCATCAACGAGGTGATCTGCCACGGCATCCCGGACTCAACCGTCCTGCAGGAGGGGGACCTGATCAACTTGGATGTGACGGCCTACCTCGACGGCGTGCACGGCGACACGAATGCCACCTTCGCGGTCGGCCAGGTCGATGAGGAGACGGCGCTGCTGATCGAGCGCACTCGCGCCGCGATGGAACGTGGGATCAAAGCGGTGAAACCGGGCCGCGAGGTCAATGTGATCGGCCGAGTTATTGAGAAGTACGCCAAGCGCTTCAACTACGGCGTGGTACGGGACTACACCGGGCACGGCGTCGGTGAGGCCTTTCACTCGGGTCTGATCATCCCCCACTACGACTCGGCCCCCCGCTTCAACGACGTCATGGAAGTAGGTATGGTCTTCACCATCGAGCCGATGCTCACTCTGGGCACCGAGGACTGGGAGCAGTGGGACGACGGTTGGACCGTGGTCACCAAGGACCGCTCCCTTACCGCCCAGTTCGAGCACACGCTGGTGGTCACCGACGATGGCGCCGAAATCCTCACGCTACCCTGA
- a CDS encoding zinc ribbon domain-containing protein has translation MTNAPLHRQRLLIDLQQVDSQLARLTHERKHLPILERIEATVERLKANRRRAVMAAAALDEAQANAKTREEEVDQVVHRAQVLRERLTSGAAAARDLPAIQSEIDQLGRRQAVLEEAQIQAMEALEEARAEAEGAAAEEQEIRAGGRELTALRDADFARLDAEIADARTKRADLAAAIGEDLLAEYETVRAATGGLGAVALYGRRVEGGSVEISPQEYARIAAAPQDRVIHAEESDVIVVRMED, from the coding sequence GTGACCAACGCCCCCCTCCACCGACAGCGGCTGCTCATAGATCTGCAGCAGGTCGACTCACAGCTCGCCCGCCTCACTCATGAGCGCAAGCACTTGCCCATACTTGAACGCATTGAGGCCACAGTGGAACGTCTGAAGGCCAATCGACGCCGGGCGGTCATGGCGGCGGCAGCGCTCGATGAGGCACAGGCCAACGCCAAGACGCGGGAGGAGGAGGTGGATCAGGTCGTGCACCGCGCGCAGGTGCTGCGCGAGCGCCTCACCTCCGGAGCTGCCGCCGCTCGTGATCTGCCTGCGATTCAGTCGGAGATTGACCAGCTAGGGCGCCGCCAAGCAGTTTTGGAGGAGGCACAGATCCAGGCGATGGAGGCGCTTGAGGAGGCACGCGCGGAGGCCGAAGGTGCCGCTGCTGAGGAGCAGGAGATTCGGGCCGGAGGCCGCGAGCTGACAGCTTTGCGCGACGCAGACTTCGCCCGTCTCGATGCGGAGATTGCCGACGCCCGCACTAAGCGCGCCGATCTCGCCGCCGCCATAGGCGAGGATCTGCTCGCGGAATACGAGACGGTGCGAGCCGCCACCGGTGGCCTGGGGGCGGTGGCACTGTACGGGCGCCGGGTAGAAGGGGGCAGCGTGGAGATCAGCCCGCAGGAGTACGCCCGGATCGCTGCTGCGCCCCAGGACCGAGTCATCCACGCCGAGGAAAGCGACGTGATCGTGGTCCGGATGGAGGACTGA
- a CDS encoding Nif3-like dinuclear metal center hexameric protein, whose translation MQQLVPDDAHRHGESPLTVSDVEAILRAAAPPQLAESWDSNRLICGDPGEPVRSILLAVDPVAAVVDEAIEDGVDMVITHHPLYLRGTDHVSATDPKGRVVHRLIRAGIALANAHTSLDAAHGGVADALASRVGLLDTRPLRPDPTDSTLGIGRVGVLATPTRLRDFAVDVATALPDSAPGLLVGGDPEALVETVAVSGGAGDSLLEAARTAKADVFLTADLRHHPASEHLEAGRPYLLCGTHWATEWVGLGPLAARLESAAAARGHTISARVSQIVTDPWVLRLSTGP comes from the coding sequence GCGATACTGCGCGCGGCCGCTCCGCCACAGTTGGCCGAGTCCTGGGACTCCAACCGCCTGATCTGTGGGGACCCGGGCGAACCGGTGCGAAGCATCCTGCTGGCTGTCGACCCGGTCGCCGCGGTTGTGGATGAGGCGATCGAAGACGGCGTTGACATGGTTATCACACACCATCCCCTGTATTTGCGCGGAACCGATCACGTCTCGGCGACCGATCCCAAAGGGAGAGTGGTGCACCGGCTCATCCGTGCTGGCATAGCCCTGGCCAACGCGCACACTTCCCTCGACGCCGCCCATGGGGGCGTGGCCGACGCGCTCGCCTCACGCGTCGGGCTCCTTGACACTCGGCCCCTGCGGCCCGACCCCACCGATTCGACTTTAGGGATTGGCCGCGTGGGCGTGCTCGCCACGCCGACCCGTCTACGAGACTTCGCCGTCGACGTCGCCACGGCGCTGCCGGACTCAGCCCCCGGCCTGTTGGTCGGGGGAGACCCCGAGGCGCTTGTGGAGACCGTCGCGGTGTCGGGCGGTGCGGGAGACTCCCTGCTGGAAGCCGCCCGCACCGCGAAGGCCGATGTCTTCCTGACAGCCGACCTGCGGCACCACCCGGCCAGCGAACATCTGGAGGCCGGACGCCCGTACCTGCTGTGCGGTACCCACTGGGCCACCGAATGGGTGGGACTGGGGCCGCTAGCCGCCAGGCTTGAGAGCGCAGCGGCCGCGCGCGGGCATACAATCTCAGCACGCGTGTCGCAGATTGTCACCGACCCGTGGGTGCTGCGTCTAAGCACCGGCCCGTGA